GTTTTCCCTGAACCGGATGGCCAGGGCATTCAGGCCGGGTTACTCGATTTTTTTAATGACTGGCAGGATTTAAACAATGACCCGCAAAACTCCGGTGTCAAAGCGGCCGTAAAGGAGTCGGGCGATGAACTGGCGGCTACTATTCGACAAACATACAGTCAGCTTGTTGGTATCGGCGAAAGTATTACGGGTGCAATAAGCGATCAGGTCGATCATGCAAACAAGCTGCTGACCGAAATAGCCGATGTTTCCAATGCGATTATTTTCACCATCAAAAATGGCGCGCAGCCCAACGACCTGCTGGACCAGCGCGATCAATTGCTGGATCAGCTGGCCGCGCTCGGCCCTATTAACGTAGATGTGCAGGACAGCGGCATGATTACTGTGAATTTCATCAATAGTACCACTACAGTTTTACAAGACGACGGCGCCGGTAAAGTGACTGCTTCTCAACTGGCCCTGATCACGGGTGCAGGCGCCGGAGGCGATGAGAACCATTTATCTGTTGACGGTGTGGACGTGATCAATCTGACCGGCCTGGCGGATTACTACACCGGCGCCCCGGAAGGAGCAGGTATGGGCGCTATCCTGGGCAATGAGTCGGCGCGACTGGAGAATAAAGACTTGCTGGAGCAGTTGGATAACCTCGCAGTGGCTGTCATTGATAACATCAACGATAAGTCGGGCTTGACTTTCTTCACCGGCACGGGAGCTGCCGATATTGCCCTGGACGGCGGCGTGGAAAACAATTGCGACATTATCATCGGTGAAAACGCGCTGGAGGTAGCGCGACTGCAGAGCACCCCTGTAACGATTGGCGACTCGACGGCGACGCTGGAAGAGTACTACCAGGGCATGGTGGCCCAGGTGGGGGCGAGCGTGGATAAAGCCGACAGAATGCTCGATAACCAGCAGGCCATTTCCCAGCAAATCGACTCACTTAGACAATCGGTTTCAGGTGTGTCCCTGGACGAGGAATTAAC
This genomic interval from Pelotomaculum schinkii contains the following:
- the flgK gene encoding flagellar hook-associated protein FlgK is translated as MPGTFFGVEIARRGINVHRVAMDVTGHNMANANTPGYSRQAAVIQASDPWTIPNLATSLQPGQLGTGAQVEQVRRIRDYYLDVQYRQAGSYEGYWEQKLDFAQRIETVFPEPDGQGIQAGLLDFFNDWQDLNNDPQNSGVKAAVKESGDELAATIRQTYSQLVGIGESITGAISDQVDHANKLLTEIADVSNAIIFTIKNGAQPNDLLDQRDQLLDQLAALGPINVDVQDSGMITVNFINSTTTVLQDDGAGKVTASQLALITGAGAGGDENHLSVDGVDVINLTGLADYYTGAPEGAGMGAILGNESARLENKDLLEQLDNLAVAVIDNINDKSGLTFFTGTGAADIALDGGVENNCDIIIGENALEVARLQSTPVTIGDSTATLEEYYQGMVAQVGASVDKADRMLDNQQAISQQIDSLRQSVSGVSLDEELTMVIQINYGYQASARMLSMQDEMLDYLINRII